A single Xenopus laevis strain J_2021 chromosome 3S, Xenopus_laevis_v10.1, whole genome shotgun sequence DNA region contains:
- the atp6v1f.S gene encoding uncharacterized protein LOC403358 codes for MAGGLIRGKLIAIIGDEDTVTGFLLGGIGELNKNRKPNFLVVEKETSVTEIEETFRSFLNRDDIGIILINQFIAEMIRHAIDAHTISIPAVLEIPSKEHPYDATKDSILRRAKGMFTVDDLR; via the exons ATGGCAGGGGGTCTAATTCGAGGCAAACTGATAGCTATTATCGGGGATGAGGACACAGTCACCGGCTTCTTACTCGGTGGAATAGGGGAGCTGAACAAGAACCGAAAACCAAATTTTTTGGTGGTGGAGAAGGAGACGAGCGTTACCGAGATAGAAGAGACGTTCAG AAGTTTTCTAAATCGTGATGATATAGGGATTATTTTGATCAACCAGTTCATTGCTGAGATGATTCGCCATGCAATTGACGCGCACACGATCTCCATCCCCGCAGTACTTGAGATCCCTTCAAAAGAACATCCGTATGATGCAACCAAGGACTCTATACTGCGCAGAGCCAAGGGAATGTTTACAGTGGATGATTTGCGGTAA